The following are from one region of the Primulina eburnea isolate SZY01 chromosome 17, ASM2296580v1, whole genome shotgun sequence genome:
- the LOC140817879 gene encoding uncharacterized protein, with translation MAEHRENDRHIPPEAIPIRDHFRPVINNHYSGIARGAINANNFELKPALINMVKQNQFAGTATSDPHVHLRTFLEITDTVKINNVPDDIIRMRLFPFSLKDQARGWLQSLPLGSITTWEELATKFLSERSGVKRTAGVYAVDPITSLTAQVSALTTQIASLNKVSTSNTEGPSFVVEESQSPEEVQYINNKNFGGYRVGTFVAESGKRMARTESRLDNLETHMASIGATLKILESQVGQITKQLTSQPSDAIQKIADPNLREVNAIFIQHKEIGVVGREEKEVYPTPVRDENPTPTKRTRGKRSERYDLNQCIDISLLPYPQRFLQLKAEFQKKKGLEDLKNLDSNIQSVEQEDVAFTEENDKGRQGGLPRKLQDPGEFVVPCEIGGQLVEKAICDSGASVNIMPSSLYEKLGLSMIEPTGLTLQMADKSVRTPLGIVEDVELKIDKIRLLADFVVLDMGNSQNVRTIFRRPFLATAGAIIDLRQGKLTLEVDSKNVELRASTKSYDPP, from the exons ATGGCTGAACACAGAGAAAATGACAGACACATCCCGCCAGAAGCTATACCtatcagagatcacttccgaccagtgatcaacaatcATTACTCAGGTATTGCAAGAGGGGCCATAAATGCCAACAATTTCGAGCTGAAGCCTGCCTTGATAAATATGGTTAAACAAAACCAGTTCGCTGGAACTGCTACTTCAGATCCTCATGTTCACCTGAGAACCTTCTTGGAGATAACGGATACGgtaaagattaataatgttcctgatgatattattagaatGCGTTTATTTCCGTTTTCTCTCAAGGATCAAGCTAGAGGATGGCTGCAATCGCTTCCCTTGGGAAGTATCACGACATGGGAGGAGTTGGCGACAAAATTTCTG tctgagaggtcaggagtaaagagGACAGCTGGAGTTTATGCCGTGGATCCTATCACATCACTTACTGCGCAAGTCTCAGCGTTGACTACACAGATAGCATCCTTGAATAAAGTGAGTACATCAAACACTGAGGGACCATCGTTTGTTGTTGAAGAATCACAATCTCCTGAAGAAGTTCAATacatcaacaacaaaaattttggaggatatcgag ttgggaCTTTTGTTGCTGAATCTGGGAAGAGAATGGCTAGGACCGAGTCTAGGCTTGACAACCTGGAAACCCACATGGCAAGTATTGGTGCCACTTTGAAAATCCTGGAGTCGCAAGTTGGGCAAATTACGAAGCAACTCACGTCGCAACCATCAGATGCAATTCAAAAGATTGCAGACCCAAATCTGAGAGAAGTGAATGCCATTTTTATACAGCATAAAGAGATCGGTGTGGTAGGCAGAGAAGAAAAGGAGGTTTACCCCACACCTGTTCGGGATGAAAATCCAACTCCAACCAAAAGAACCCGAGGTAAGAGATCTGAGAGGTACGATTTAAatcaatgcattgatatttctttacttccctaCCCCCAAAGATTTTTACAATTGAAAGCtgagtttcaaaagaaaaaaggtcttgaagatctcaagaaccTAGACTCTAACATTCAGTCTGTAGAGCAGGAAGATGTGGCTTTTACTGAAGAAAATGATAAGGGGAGGCAAGGAGGTCTTCCTCGGAAGCTGCAAGACCCCGGGGAATTCGTCgtaccatgtgaaatagggGGTCAATTAGTGGAAAAAGCCATCTGTGATTCAGGAGCAAGTGTGAATATAATGCCAAGCTCTCTTtacgagaaacttggattgagcaTGATAGAGCCCACAGGACTAACCTTGCAGATGGCAGATAAATCGGTCAGGACACCGCTGGGtattgtggaagatgttgaacttaAGATTGATAAAATAAGGCTTCTAGCAGATTTTGTGGTGCTTGACATGGGGAACAGTCAGAATGTTCGTACTATTTTCAGGCGACCATTTTTGGCTACTGCTGGAGCCATCATTGATTTGAGACAAGGAAAACTGACCTTGGAGGTTGATAGTAAAAATGTAGAACTCAGGGCTTCCACGAAATCATACGACCCACCATGA